The Sulfurospirillum halorespirans DSM 13726 genome has a window encoding:
- a CDS encoding ArsC/Spx/MgsR family protein, producing the protein MMFKTTPNQVIFYEKTGCSGNARQKALLKEHGVIFEVRSLLDTRWDVQTLNAFFEGLSLKEMLNPFAPQLKDGTFKVDDYTKESLIEKMVQEPILIRRPLMQIGTVKLCGFDIPKLNSLLHVKMPIPQNINACLSSDACNNA; encoded by the coding sequence ATGATGTTTAAAACGACACCCAATCAGGTCATTTTCTACGAAAAAACAGGCTGTAGTGGGAACGCTCGTCAAAAAGCGCTTCTTAAAGAACACGGTGTCATATTTGAAGTGCGAAGCCTTTTGGACACACGCTGGGATGTGCAAACATTGAACGCATTTTTTGAAGGACTAAGCCTCAAAGAGATGCTCAACCCTTTTGCGCCACAGCTTAAAGATGGGACGTTTAAAGTGGACGATTACACCAAGGAAAGTCTTATCGAAAAAATGGTGCAAGAGCCCATTTTGATCCGTCGTCCGCTGATGCAAATTGGTACTGTAAAGCTCTGTGGTTTCGACATTCCAAAGCTTAATTCCCTTTTACATGTAAAGATGCCAATTCCCCAAAATATCAACGCCTGTTTAAGCAGTGACGCATGCAACAATGCTTAG